A single window of Pontiella agarivorans DNA harbors:
- a CDS encoding MFS transporter, whose protein sequence is MLTDEQRNRAFRIIITTQCLGMLSAFLFQNGFYLNYFTKLGFSSSSFASLSALPSLFSVFLLLPFAFLSDRLGKLKLALIGQVFMVLSLMMMLAAGWIHAGLAMVVGSLLLFCLGGSLQGASWFALLNPIIPPSVRGRFFGRLRVTFMTVNILFTLAVAGMMKMTQSMWAFQVLIGVILVAHVLRYFTYARIPELEREDGETHKKRSFYKACTEVTHIPGFTQFNAYIFLITLFTAGIPIVFGLMQKDIFGFSEAQIMLAGNLFLAGNVAGCALGGRAVDRFGTKRVFLFTHLAYASTILFMLLRDMMPWTIFVHVLACTFVFSLVGAMAGVANTSEVLALIPATNKSLSTAVNMTLFNLGMALSGLIVSRLIEWHALAEEWKIGGLVFTDYDSILVGFAGLIVLMLATIGLVPKVVRNAQLMPGSGIPRP, encoded by the coding sequence ATGCTTACCGACGAACAGAGAAATCGCGCATTTCGTATCATCATTACGACCCAGTGTCTGGGCATGTTGAGTGCATTTCTTTTTCAGAACGGATTTTACCTGAACTATTTCACGAAACTGGGTTTTTCCAGTTCATCCTTCGCTTCACTGTCTGCGCTGCCGTCGCTGTTCAGTGTGTTTCTCCTGTTGCCGTTTGCCTTTCTTTCTGACCGGCTGGGCAAGTTGAAACTGGCGCTGATCGGGCAGGTTTTTATGGTGCTCAGTCTGATGATGATGCTGGCGGCGGGCTGGATACACGCCGGACTGGCGATGGTGGTCGGTTCGCTGCTGCTGTTCTGTCTCGGCGGGAGCCTGCAGGGGGCCAGCTGGTTCGCGTTGCTGAATCCGATTATTCCGCCCTCGGTTCGCGGGCGTTTTTTCGGTCGGCTGCGCGTCACCTTTATGACAGTGAACATTCTGTTCACGCTGGCGGTTGCGGGGATGATGAAAATGACGCAGTCAATGTGGGCTTTTCAGGTATTGATCGGGGTGATTCTGGTGGCCCATGTCTTGCGGTATTTCACCTATGCCCGGATCCCGGAATTGGAACGTGAAGACGGTGAGACGCATAAAAAAAGATCCTTTTACAAGGCCTGTACGGAAGTTACACACATTCCGGGGTTCACGCAGTTCAATGCCTATATTTTTCTGATTACGCTTTTTACGGCAGGCATCCCGATTGTGTTCGGACTGATGCAGAAGGATATCTTCGGGTTCTCTGAAGCGCAGATTATGCTGGCAGGAAACTTATTTCTTGCCGGGAATGTGGCGGGCTGTGCGCTGGGCGGGCGGGCCGTTGACCGCTTCGGAACGAAGCGGGTTTTCCTTTTTACCCATCTGGCCTACGCCAGCACAATTCTGTTTATGCTGTTGCGCGATATGATGCCCTGGACGATTTTTGTGCATGTGCTCGCATGCACTTTTGTTTTCAGTTTGGTGGGGGCCATGGCCGGCGTGGCCAATACATCGGAAGTGCTTGCACTGATTCCCGCCACGAATAAGTCGCTCTCAACGGCAGTGAATATGACGCTCTTCAATCTGGGGATGGCTCTTTCCGGGCTCATTGTTTCGCGGTTGATTGAATGGCATGCGCTGGCCGAAGAGTGGAAAATCGGCGGTTTAGTCTTCACCGATTACGACTCAATTCTGGTTGGATTCGCGGGGCTGATTGTTCTGATGCTCGCCACCATTGGTCTGGTTCCGAAAGTGGTGCGGAATGCGCAGTTGATGCCGGGCAGCGGAATTCCTCGTCCATAA